The Sinomicrobium kalidii region CGTAGATAGGGGTATCGTTTTCACAGTGCTCAGAACACGGACCAGTAGGAGGGATCAAATATATTATTTGTACAGGAAACCTTCATTTATTTCCTTTTCCAATTGCCTTATTTTTGATGGATAACTGGCTTGTGGGTTAACAACCTTTCCATTTTCATTGACCAGTAAATACCGGGGGTAGGTGAAAGCGCCATTGTTCCCAAATTTATCGATGATATTTGTAACCAGTGTGTTATTTGCCAGGATATGTAATCCTTCCAAATCATAGAATTGTATCATTTCCTTCCACACCTTTTCCGTACTGTTCCTTCCTTCACATATGTAAAGTGCTGTAATATCTTTGGATTTTAATAATTCTCCCAACTTTTCCTTATTCTCAAACTCCTTTTTGCAAGGACCGCACCACGTTCCCCAAATATCCACATAAATCTTTTTGCCACTTAGCTGTTTTATTAACTCATCGAATGTGTTGACATTTTCGTAGTTCTTAACAACTTGCACTTTTTTATTTGGTTGATTGTTTTCCAGTTTTTTGTGGAAATCAATAATCGGTTGTATGGACGAATGCAGGTATGTATTATAAGGACTATCGGGATATTCGTTTTTGAAACTTTCATACATTTCGATTATTTCCTTTGAGTTGTCTTTGGTCTGCCAACTTTCCAGGAAGATGTAGGAAGCTAAATAATATTCAAGTTCTTTGCCTTCAAGATATTTCTTGGGTTCAACAATATTATATTTTAATCTTTTGTCGGTTTCATACATTTTTGCCATATCCTTCGGATCAGGCTTTTCTGAAGCGTATCGGGCATACCATACGGAATTATAGACTAAAGCATAAAACCAGGGGGAACGGGCAGTATCAGATCCATTCAGTTTTGATATTCCGACTTTTTCGTCCCAAAAGTTCTTGAGTTTTTCTATTTTTCTTTTATCTTTTTTGTTAAGATGCTTTCGCAGGAGCATAGTGGCTAGTCCGGTTTCCAGTGCGGAATAATATACTTTTCGGTCTAATACTGCTAAATCATAGAAGTCTTTTGAAATTTCATTTTTTTCCAATAATTCACCGAATCTGGAAATCTCCTTTTCTTTAAGAGTATCCATCTTGGAGGATATTTCTAAAGGAATTGAGTCCTTATAAAATTCATTTAAGCCCATCATATAAAAATCCGGAGCTGGTAACGTATTATAAAAGTTTTGTGCAATACTGTCTTTAGAAATAACAAGAAACTTTTTTTGATTTGTTTTCAGTTCAAATTTAATGTCGTAGGCCTTCCCAGGTTCGACCAACAAAACACCACCAGCTTTTCCGGGAACATACATGGTTACAAATGATGGTTTTTCAATGTCCATTTTTATTTGAAATGCTCCTGTAGAGTCAATTGTTATGGATTTTTTATCGCCATAAAACCATTTGCCTTCAATGGGGCTTGTGTATTCAATTTTTCCCGAATGTTTTCCATCGATTTTTCCATTTATGATGATTCCTTTCTCTTTTTTAGAACAACCGATAAATCCCAATATCAGGAATGCTAATATGATTTTCTTTACTCTCATTTTTTTATTGTGTGTGCATCACTTCTATGTGAAAGGCCCACTATTTCCCCTTGTATAGCATCTAATTGATTTTGTTTTAAACCAGTTGGAGGAAAAATAGGTTGTCCATAAGCTTCTTTTATTCCGATGATGATGTAACCGCCTCCCCAATTGTGTAAATCGTTGGCAAAGGCACACATGGAATGAATAACGTCTCAGGGTTCCAACCCTGTTTAAATTCGAGGCGTTCCCACTCCATGGTGGCTCTATGCACCAGGTCTGCTATATTAATAGGTAACCCCATTTAAAATGGCTTTTTCATTTGTTGCTTTATTCTTTCCCTTTTTGTAACATGGTTGATTATGTCGTTCATTTTCTTTATATACATCTTCAAGGGATAACCTTTTTTCGACACTATTTATTTTTCAAAACATCCATAAGTTCTTTACGGGCAATCTCCAATTGCCGTTCAAACATCTCGATAGTTTCTTTCAAAGGATTATTTACAGTCTCAATATTTGCTGCAATGTTAGTCGCTGAAACACCACTGTTTTCGTAGAAATTGTTTGTGTTGTAAAGAACCTTTTCTTCGCTGAAGTCTCTCAATCCTTCAAACGTCACTTCTA contains the following coding sequences:
- a CDS encoding helix-turn-helix domain-containing protein — protein: MSDTITNTLTLHRGRKVEKVRKLRGWTQSDLGDRMGITKQAVSKLEQSENISDEKLNEVAEALEVTFEGLRDFSEEKVLYNTNNFYENSGVSATNIAANIETVNNPLKETIEMFERQLEIARKELMDVLKNK
- a CDS encoding TlpA family protein disulfide reductase, which gives rise to MRVKKIILAFLILGFIGCSKKEKGIIINGKIDGKHSGKIEYTSPIEGKWFYGDKKSITIDSTGAFQIKMDIEKPSFVTMYVPGKAGGVLLVEPGKAYDIKFELKTNQKKFLVISKDSIAQNFYNTLPAPDFYMMGLNEFYKDSIPLEISSKMDTLKEKEISRFGELLEKNEISKDFYDLAVLDRKVYYSALETGLATMLLRKHLNKKDKRKIEKLKNFWDEKVGISKLNGSDTARSPWFYALVYNSVWYARYASEKPDPKDMAKMYETDKRLKYNIVEPKKYLEGKELEYYLASYIFLESWQTKDNSKEIIEMYESFKNEYPDSPYNTYLHSSIQPIIDFHKKLENNQPNKKVQVVKNYENVNTFDELIKQLSGKKIYVDIWGTWCGPCKKEFENKEKLGELLKSKDITALYICEGRNSTEKVWKEMIQFYDLEGLHILANNTLVTNIIDKFGNNGAFTYPRYLLVNENGKVVNPQASYPSKIRQLEKEINEGFLYK